The window AAAAAAGCTCATCTATCGGACTTGGGGCATATAGCGGAAGTAACGAGAGTCTTTTTGGAGCAAAAGGACCAGCTGGATTTTTAGCTAAATTTACTTTTATCGTAGGTATTTTATTTATCTTAAATACACTTGCACTTGGATACTTCTACAATAAAGATCTAAAACGCTCTATCGTTGATAGCGTCGATAGTAAATCTCTAGTCATACCAAAGT is drawn from Campylobacter concisus and contains these coding sequences:
- a CDS encoding preprotein translocase subunit SecG, whose translation is MSLIFLILQFALAVIITIAVLLQKSSSIGLGAYSGSNESLFGAKGPAGFLAKFTFIVGILFILNTLALGYFYNKDLKRSIVDSVDSKSLVIPKSNDVPSAPSAPQTPAK